ATCTGTTGGGGGTATTAACTTAATTAGTATATCATCGAGTTCTCTTGAGTGAGGCCAGCTTACGCGATTTTCGTCaagaaattgcattttaacgGCCACGTCAGAGCGTAGTTTCTCGTACTGCTCCTTGTGTTGCGCATAGCTGCGCTGAGTTTCCTCTAGAGTTGCGGCCGATGGCGTCAGCTCCGGCTTTGTGTTCTCCAAGTCCATGCGGTAGGCATCAAATTCGATTCTGAAATACGGGGATTTATGGATAGTtgcatgtttttttatatacattatttCTTTCTTCGATCCTTACCTGGCTGTTTCATATTGTCGTATCGTCAGCAGAGTGTCGTCGATCGTCTTGTTGCACAGCGTGTTTACCGACGATATGAAAAAGTTGAGCGCATTCAACAGCAGTTCCCCGTTCTTGGTCAGATTACGCTGAGTCTCAGAGTTGCAGGTAAACTCCTTCTGAAGCTCTGGGTTCTTCTGTGCCAGATCGGCGAACGAATCGGCCAACGCGTGCTGGGTGACGACCACGTGCTGGAAGTGCGAGCTGAAGGCGCGCGTAAGCCGCAAAATGGACAGATACTTGCGCTGCGTCTCGCGCAGCTGCTCGATCTGAGCCTCTAGCTCAGAGTCAACCGTTCGCTGTGACTTGCCCAGCTTCTCCAGCATAATCTGGCGCGTACACTTGTATGTGGATATGCTCCAATTCTTAAGGCTGTCGATTTTGGAAGCGCTTGTGCGTATGAGGCTGCCGCTCCCGCTGTCTGTGGGACTGAGGATCCCATTGCCAGAAGGCGGGCTTATCGGCGACATCGGTGTGGTGGGTGCTGTGTTGTAAATCGATTTAAGCAATGAGTCAGATATGGTACAACCGGAAACACTGATATGCTTGGGGCTCACCTGAATGATTTCGCAATGGCAAACTGTTGGGGGCACTGAAGGGACTAACGCCGCCGGTTCCAACTATGCCACCTCCACCGCCGCCAATGCTGTGGCTACTGGAGCTTCCAATGACCATGCTGCCGCCTTCGGTGCCCGTGTGCACAGCCCCGCAGCTATCGTTCAGCGAGGGTGCATCTTTCAGCATCTCGTGAATGCTGCGTTCGCGTTCCGCCATGTTAATCGCTCTTTATCGGACTCCAACCGTATTTAATTGCCTTCGGAAAATTGTTTTTCGTCGCGgtgtatgtgtgcgtgctCAGTGGGTGGAGGTGCGGGCG
Above is a genomic segment from Drosophila kikkawai strain 14028-0561.14 chromosome 3R, DkikHiC1v2, whole genome shotgun sequence containing:
- the Arfip gene encoding arfaptin-2: MAERERSIHEMLKDAPSLNDSCGAVHTGTEGGSMVIGSSSSHSIGGGGGGIVGTGGVSPFSAPNSLPLRNHSAPTTPMSPISPPSGNGILSPTDSGSGSLIRTSASKIDSLKNWSISTYKCTRQIMLEKLGKSQRTVDSELEAQIEQLRETQRKYLSILRLTRAFSSHFQHVVVTQHALADSFADLAQKNPELQKEFTCNSETQRNLTKNGELLLNALNFFISSVNTLCNKTIDDTLLTIRQYETARIEFDAYRMDLENTKPELTPSAATLEETQRSYAQHKEQYEKLRSDVAVKMQFLDENRIKVMHKQLILLHNAIAAYFSGNAMALESTLKQFNIKLKSPNAVTGSWLEQ